A DNA window from Pseudorasbora parva isolate DD20220531a chromosome 19, ASM2467924v1, whole genome shotgun sequence contains the following coding sequences:
- the elmo1 gene encoding engulfment and cell motility protein 1 isoform X5 — translation MQVVKEQITRALTIKPNSLDQFKSRLQNLSYTEILKLRQSERMNQEDFQSRPILELREKIQPEIMELIKQQRLNRLCEGTCFRKISSRRRQDKFWYCRLSPNHKVLHYGDLEESPQGEVPHDSLQDKLPVADIKAVVTGKDCPHMKEKGALKQNKEVLELAFSVLYESDEYLNFIAPDKHEYCVWTDGLNALLGKEMTSEFTRSDMDTLLNMEMKLRLLDLENIQIPEVPPPIPKEPSNYDFVYDCN, via the exons ATGCAGGTGGTGAAGGAACAGATCACTCGTGCTCTCACGATCAAGCCTAACTCTCTGGATCAGTTTAAAAGTCGTCTGCAAAATCTGAGCTACACTGAGATCCTCAAATTGCGCCAGTCTGAAAGGATGAACCAGGAGGATTTCCAATCCCGGCCCATCCT GGAGCTTAGGGAGAAAATCCAGCCAGAGATCATGGAGTTGATCAAACAGCAACGCCTCAATCGCCTGTGTGAGGGAACCTGCTTTAGGAAGATCAGCAGCCGAAGGAGACAGG ACAAGTTCTGGTACTGTCGATTGTCGCCCAATCATAAAGTTCTCCACTATGGGGATTTGGAGGAGAGCCCTCAGGGAGAGGTACCCCATGATTCTCTACAGGACAAGC TTCCTGTGGCTGACATCAAAGCTGTTGTCACTGGTAAAGACTGTCCACACATGAAGGAAAAGGGAGCTCTGAAGCAGAACAAG GAGGTGCTGGAGCTGGCTTTCTCTGTCCTCTACGAGTCTGATGAGTATCTAAACTTCATTGCCCCTGACAAGCACGAG TACTGCGTGTGGACAGATGGGCTGAATGCACTGCTGGGGAAGGAGATGACCAGTGAGTTCACTCGCTCAGACATGGACACTCTTCTCAACATGGAAATGAAGCTCCGCCTCCTGGACCTGGAGAACATCCAGATCCCTGAAGTTCCTCCCCCAATCCCCAAAGAGCCAAGCAATTATGACTTTGTTTATGACTGCAACTAA